A region from the Clostridium beijerinckii genome encodes:
- a CDS encoding sporulation initiation inhibitor Soj: MKTICIFNQKGGVGKTTTNINLCAYLAMEGYKVLTIDIDPQGNTTSGLGLDKNNLDLSIYDVLISETPIKDSIVRSDLVQNLFISPSTMELAGAEVELINKNNRENIIKDKLNEVKDEYDYVFIDCPPSLGVLTINALTCADSVLIPIQCEFYALEGVSQLVNTIQLVKKSLNKKLEIEGVLMTMFDYRTNLSNEVLKEVQKYFKDKVYETTISRNIRLAEAPSFGLPIMLYDEKCKGAEAYVKLTKEFLKRQ, translated from the coding sequence GAGTTGGAAAGACAACTACTAATATAAACTTATGCGCGTATTTAGCAATGGAAGGTTATAAGGTTTTAACTATAGACATAGATCCTCAAGGAAATACAACAAGTGGATTGGGATTAGATAAGAATAATTTGGATTTATCCATTTATGATGTTTTAATTTCAGAAACTCCCATTAAGGATTCAATAGTAAGGAGTGATCTAGTTCAAAACTTATTTATATCACCTTCAACTATGGAACTTGCAGGAGCTGAAGTTGAACTTATTAATAAAAACAACAGGGAAAATATAATAAAAGATAAATTAAATGAAGTTAAAGATGAATATGATTATGTATTTATTGACTGTCCACCATCTTTAGGAGTATTAACAATAAATGCACTGACTTGTGCTGATTCTGTTTTGATTCCAATTCAATGTGAATTTTATGCACTTGAAGGTGTTAGTCAATTAGTTAATACTATACAATTAGTTAAAAAATCACTTAATAAAAAGTTAGAGATTGAAGGTGTTCTAATGACTATGTTTGATTATAGAACAAATCTCAGCAATGAAGTTTTAAAAGAAGTTCAAAAATATTTCAAGGATAAAGTTTATGAAACAACCATTTCAAGAAATATAAGACTAGCTGAAGCACCAAGTTTTGGATTACCAATCATGCTATATGATGAGAAATGTAAAGGTGCAGAAGCCTACGTAAAATTAACTAAAGAATTTTTAAAAAGGCAGTAG
- a CDS encoding chromosome partitioning protein ParB has product MAKKFTLGKGLGALIPEETEEFREENDNILISINKIKSDEEQPRKLFDSEKIAELAESIKTHGIIQPLILRKYMEDQYIIVAGERRWRAAKMVGLKEIPAVIMELSDRDILEISLIENIQRQDLNPIEEALAFRKLLNDFKITQEELSKRIGKSRVAIANTMRLINLDERVQQYIIESILTEGHGRVLLAISDKQKQYELAQQVIDEKLSVRELERLIKKVNEQEEDNINDNINELNPYYKEIKNQLQNYFGTKVNVSAKKNKGKIEIEYYSEEDLQRILDIINM; this is encoded by the coding sequence ATGGCAAAAAAATTCACTTTAGGAAAGGGATTAGGTGCACTAATACCTGAAGAAACTGAAGAGTTTAGAGAAGAAAATGATAATATATTAATTTCAATAAATAAAATTAAAAGTGATGAAGAACAGCCAAGAAAACTGTTTGATTCAGAAAAAATAGCGGAATTAGCAGAATCTATAAAAACTCATGGTATAATTCAACCCTTGATTTTAAGGAAGTATATGGAGGATCAATATATTATAGTAGCTGGAGAAAGAAGATGGAGAGCTGCTAAGATGGTCGGATTAAAAGAAATACCTGCAGTCATAATGGAACTAAGTGATAGGGATATATTAGAGATTTCATTAATAGAAAATATTCAGCGTCAAGATTTAAACCCAATTGAAGAGGCGCTAGCTTTTAGGAAGTTGCTAAATGATTTTAAGATAACACAAGAGGAATTAAGTAAAAGAATTGGCAAATCAAGAGTAGCAATTGCTAATACAATGAGGTTGATAAATTTAGATGAAAGAGTTCAACAATACATAATTGAGAGTATTCTTACAGAAGGTCATGGAAGAGTGCTCCTTGCTATCAGTGATAAACAAAAGCAGTATGAATTAGCACAACAGGTAATTGATGAAAAGTTATCAGTTAGGGAATTGGAGAGACTGATAAAGAAAGTTAATGAACAAGAAGAAGATAATATTAATGATAATATTAATGAATTAAATCCGTATTATAAGGAAATAAAAAATCAACTTCAAAATTATTTCGGAACTAAAGTAAATGTTTCAGCTAAGAAGAATAAAGGAAAAATAGAAATTGAATATTATTCAGAAGAAGATTTACAAAGAATATTAGATATTATTAATATGTAA
- the yyaC gene encoding spore protease YyaC, producing the protein MCEGFSIDALSINSSIKIKNYLLKELNPIIAQNRPIIFVCIGTDRSTGDSLGPLVGYRLKYLSKNNIHIYGTLEHPIHANNIVESLDEIRFNFVNPYIVAIDSCLGCLNNIGKVFIQKKALLPGLAMNKSLPSVGEMSITGIVNISGTFEFLVLQNTRLYTVMTLADAISKGISYFIMKSLDTPHSTAKNLLM; encoded by the coding sequence ATGTGTGAAGGCTTTTCTATAGATGCATTATCAATTAATTCATCTATTAAAATTAAAAATTATCTATTAAAAGAATTAAATCCAATAATAGCTCAAAATAGACCAATTATATTTGTTTGCATCGGAACTGACAGGTCTACTGGTGATTCCCTTGGGCCCTTGGTTGGATACAGATTAAAATACTTATCTAAAAATAATATTCATATTTATGGAACATTAGAGCATCCAATCCACGCAAATAATATTGTGGAATCATTAGATGAAATTAGATTTAATTTTGTTAATCCATATATAGTTGCAATTGATTCATGTTTAGGTTGCTTAAATAATATTGGTAAAGTATTTATACAAAAGAAGGCTCTTTTGCCTGGTTTGGCAATGAATAAATCACTCCCTTCGGTTGGGGAAATGAGCATAACTGGTATTGTTAATATATCAGGAACCTTTGAATTTTTAGTCTTACAAAACACTAGATTATATACTGTAATGACTTTAGCTGATGCAATTTCTAAAGGAATATCCTATTTTATTATGAAAAGTTTAGATACCCCTCATTCAACTGCTAAAAATTTATTAATGTGA
- a CDS encoding DUF4446 domain-containing protein, whose amino-acid sequence MNILINTINELIPYLIVGMVIIIILLFIMVIVLFKAVGRVENRYKKLMRGTSNSNLEEMLLDRLNSIEDAKQNSEKALKECERLEIKIKDCIQKVAIMRYKAFENVGSDLSFSIAMLDDKNDGVILTGIYGRQESTTYAKPIDKGISRYDLSEEELYVLNEASNKDNK is encoded by the coding sequence TTGAATATACTAATTAATACAATCAATGAGCTAATACCATATTTGATAGTTGGAATGGTCATCATAATCATATTATTATTTATAATGGTAATAGTTTTGTTTAAAGCAGTAGGTAGAGTCGAAAATAGATATAAAAAGTTAATGAGGGGAACTAGTAATAGTAATTTAGAAGAAATGCTACTAGATAGGTTAAATAGTATTGAAGATGCGAAGCAAAATTCTGAAAAAGCACTAAAAGAATGTGAAAGATTAGAGATAAAAATAAAAGATTGCATTCAAAAAGTAGCTATTATGAGATATAAAGCGTTTGAGAACGTTGGAAGTGATTTGAGTTTTTCTATAGCAATGCTAGATGATAAAAATGATGGAGTAATTTTAACTGGTATATATGGTAGGCAAGAGAGCACAACTTATGCTAAACCAATTGATAAAGGAATATCAAGATACGACCTTTCAGAAGAAGAATTATACGTTTTAAATGAAGCGTCAAATAAAGATAATAAATAA